One Peribacillus simplex NBRC 15720 = DSM 1321 genomic region harbors:
- a CDS encoding citrate:proton symporter, giving the protein MLTFLALLMIIVFIVLLSKNKLSVFGALTIIPFVFGAIATFVTGASFLDLFEWIKEGILFSVDEETGKVSTGVISPAIVILFAVLYFGLMLNVGLFDPLCEFFIKKAKGDPLKVTMATVLTATVVTMNGDTTTTIIICVAAFLQLYKQMNIKLIYLAVIIVTPIGIFNQLPWGGPTIAASTAMGVSISELFADLLPGMLVAEVFAIFMAYFIGIKERKRLNFDPKTAKDISPEQLESMLNAIRLKDPELKRPKLYAFNLILTLAILVMLVMDVAHGGVLFGIGAAIALTVNYKSTSLINERIDDLAADALAPALATLAAGVFSGVLTGSGMSTALATSITAMIPESLGSNMAPIYALIAAPAITFLPQDAFYFGIAGVMSDVMGQYGISASEAAVASMVGQAFRLISPVIPALYMLVDSTETNFIDFQKKYVIYAWPILLIYLVVYTLTGALPI; this is encoded by the coding sequence ATGTTAACATTCCTAGCATTATTAATGATCATTGTATTCATTGTACTTCTCTCAAAAAATAAATTATCTGTTTTCGGTGCATTAACAATTATTCCATTTGTTTTTGGAGCAATTGCAACCTTTGTAACGGGTGCTTCCTTTTTGGATCTCTTTGAATGGATTAAAGAAGGTATTTTATTTAGTGTAGATGAAGAAACAGGAAAGGTTTCTACTGGGGTTATTTCACCTGCTATTGTTATCTTATTTGCTGTGTTGTATTTTGGTTTAATGCTTAATGTCGGTTTGTTTGACCCTTTATGCGAATTCTTTATTAAAAAAGCAAAAGGGGACCCATTGAAGGTTACAATGGCAACAGTTTTAACTGCGACAGTAGTCACTATGAATGGTGATACTACTACAACAATTATTATTTGTGTTGCTGCTTTCCTTCAACTTTATAAACAAATGAATATTAAGCTAATTTATTTAGCAGTAATTATTGTTACCCCTATTGGAATTTTTAATCAATTACCATGGGGAGGCCCAACAATTGCTGCAAGCACAGCAATGGGTGTAAGTATTAGCGAACTGTTTGCAGATTTATTGCCAGGAATGCTAGTTGCTGAAGTATTTGCAATTTTTATGGCTTATTTTATCGGAATAAAAGAAAGAAAACGCTTAAACTTTGATCCTAAGACTGCTAAAGATATTTCTCCAGAGCAATTGGAAAGTATGTTAAACGCTATTCGTCTAAAAGATCCTGAATTGAAGAGACCTAAACTATATGCTTTTAATTTGATTTTAACGCTTGCTATTTTAGTTATGCTTGTGATGGATGTTGCACATGGCGGTGTTTTATTTGGTATAGGTGCAGCAATTGCCCTTACGGTAAACTATAAGTCAACAAGTCTTATAAATGAACGAATTGATGACTTGGCAGCAGATGCTTTAGCACCAGCTTTGGCAACTTTGGCTGCCGGGGTTTTCTCTGGCGTTTTAACAGGTAGTGGGATGTCAACAGCTTTAGCAACATCTATTACAGCTATGATCCCAGAATCATTAGGTTCAAATATGGCACCAATCTACGCGTTAATTGCAGCACCTGCAATTACATTTTTACCGCAAGATGCTTTCTACTTTGGGATTGCCGGCGTTATGTCAGATGTTATGGGTCAATATGGAATTTCTGCTAGCGAAGCAGCTGTAGCTTCCATGGTGGGACAGGCATTCCGTCTAATTTCACCAGTTATTCCAGCTCTATATATGTTAGTTGATTCTACGGAGACAAACTTTATAGACTTTCAAAAAAAGTATGTAATTTATGCTTGGCCCATTCTACTTATATACCTAGTTGTTTATACATTAACCGGGGCATTGCCGATTTAG
- a CDS encoding LLM class flavin-dependent oxidoreductase, whose protein sequence is MSTNKKEMKLGAFFMIPGHHVAAWRHPEAETHNILNFDFLKRLAQTAERGKFDMLFVADINAFQHNGSKNVQRSGIYFEPFTLLSALSAVTEKIGLVGTVSTTYNEPYHVARKFASLDHLSNGRAGWNVVTSNTDAEAKNFNSDQHLLHERRYERAGEFVDVVQKLWDSWEDEALVMDKESAQFADGSKIHSINYKGEWFSVDGPLNISRPVQGHPVVVQAGSSEAGKELAARTAEVIFTAWQTIEEAQAFYADVKGRMAKYGRSPDELKIMPGVFPIIGATEEEAEEKKQLFEELIPEEAGVALLSAMISVDLSRYPVDGPLPDLPELEQINGGKSRFTLLKDLAERENLTIRQLYQKTAGARGHREIKGTPEQIADQLQEWFENGAADGFNIMPPYLPGGLEDFVDQVIPELQKRGLFRTEYTEDTLRGNLGLNRPANTLVNTIKETV, encoded by the coding sequence ATGAGTACGAATAAAAAAGAAATGAAGTTAGGTGCTTTTTTCATGATTCCTGGACACCATGTGGCTGCTTGGCGTCATCCAGAGGCAGAAACGCATAATATATTGAATTTCGATTTTCTTAAAAGGCTGGCTCAAACAGCAGAGCGAGGAAAATTCGATATGCTGTTTGTTGCGGATATCAATGCGTTTCAACATAACGGTTCTAAAAACGTTCAAAGGTCGGGAATTTATTTTGAACCGTTTACTCTGTTATCGGCTCTTTCAGCGGTAACTGAAAAAATCGGGCTTGTTGGCACGGTGTCCACTACGTATAACGAACCATACCATGTAGCGCGAAAGTTTGCTTCTTTAGATCATTTAAGCAATGGTCGTGCAGGTTGGAATGTAGTAACATCTAATACGGATGCAGAAGCAAAGAACTTTAATTCGGATCAGCATCTTCTACATGAAAGGCGCTATGAACGAGCCGGAGAATTTGTAGATGTCGTCCAAAAGCTTTGGGATAGCTGGGAAGATGAGGCATTGGTCATGGATAAGGAATCTGCGCAATTTGCTGATGGCTCGAAAATCCATTCTATCAATTATAAGGGCGAATGGTTCTCTGTAGATGGCCCCTTGAATATTTCCCGTCCAGTCCAAGGGCATCCCGTTGTGGTTCAAGCCGGCTCTTCTGAAGCAGGGAAAGAGCTTGCGGCACGTACGGCAGAAGTGATTTTCACAGCGTGGCAAACAATCGAAGAAGCGCAAGCATTCTATGCGGATGTGAAAGGAAGAATGGCGAAATATGGCCGCTCGCCTGATGAACTGAAAATAATGCCGGGTGTATTCCCAATCATTGGTGCAACAGAAGAAGAAGCGGAAGAGAAAAAGCAATTATTTGAAGAACTTATTCCAGAGGAAGCTGGTGTTGCTCTTTTATCGGCGATGATCAGTGTGGATTTAAGCAGGTATCCCGTTGATGGTCCACTGCCTGACCTTCCGGAACTAGAGCAAATCAATGGAGGGAAAAGCCGTTTTACATTATTGAAGGACCTTGCTGAACGTGAAAATCTAACCATTCGCCAGTTATATCAGAAAACAGCTGGAGCAAGAGGCCATCGCGAAATCAAAGGAACACCGGAACAAATCGCAGATCAACTGCAAGAATGGTTTGAAAATGGAGCAGCGGACGGTTTCAACATCATGCCTCCCTATTTACCAGGCGGTCTTGAAGACTTCGTCGATCAAGTCATCCCTGAATTACAAAAACGCGGCTTGTTCCGTACCGAATACACAGAAGATACATTACGCGGGAATTTAGGACTGAATCGGCCAGCCAATACGTTGGTCAATACGATTAAAGAAACAGTGTAA
- a CDS encoding LLM class flavin-dependent oxidoreductase translates to MANDKREMKLGAFFMIPGHHVAAWRLPEAEVKDIMNFDYIKKLAQTAERGKFDLLFLADHVSLSTLDEKVLTQTVNTRFEPFTLLSALSAVTKNIGLVGTVSTTYNEPYHVARKFASLDHLSNGRAGWNVVTSGSDSEARNFNLDAHPLHEKRYERAEEFVNVAQKLWDSWEDEALVMDKESAQFADGSKIHTINHKGEWFSVAGPLNISRPVQGHPVVVQAGSSEAGKELAARTAEVIFTAWQTLEEAQAFYADVKGRMAKYGRSPEELKIMPGVFPVIGNTEEEANEKKQRLVDLIPEEAGVSLLSKMINVDLNGCSLDGPLPELPELEEINGTKSRFQLLKDIADREGYTIRQLYQHIAGARGHREIKGTPVQIADQLQEWFEKGAADGFNIMPPYLPGGLDDFVDQVIPELQKRNVFKTEYSGSTLRENLGLQRPHNTLIEKVEGTHI, encoded by the coding sequence ATGGCCAACGATAAACGCGAAATGAAGTTAGGTGCCTTTTTCATGATTCCAGGTCATCACGTGGCAGCTTGGCGTCTTCCAGAAGCAGAAGTAAAGGATATTATGAACTTTGATTATATAAAAAAATTAGCCCAAACGGCAGAGCGCGGAAAATTCGACTTACTTTTCCTTGCCGATCATGTTTCACTAAGCACTCTGGATGAAAAAGTATTAACACAAACCGTAAATACACGTTTTGAACCGTTTACTCTGTTATCGGCACTTTCAGCGGTAACAAAGAATATTGGGCTAGTTGGTACAGTATCGACAACGTATAACGAACCTTACCATGTAGCGCGTAAGTTTGCGTCTTTGGACCACTTAAGCAATGGGCGAGCAGGTTGGAATGTCGTCACTTCGGGCTCTGACTCAGAAGCACGCAACTTTAATTTAGACGCACATCCCCTTCATGAAAAGCGCTATGAGCGTGCCGAGGAGTTTGTCAACGTTGCTCAAAAGCTTTGGGATAGTTGGGAAGATGAGGCGTTGGTCATGGATAAGGAATCTGCGCAATTTGCAGATGGTTCAAAAATCCATACGATCAATCATAAAGGGGAATGGTTCTCCGTTGCAGGTCCCTTAAATATTTCCCGTCCGGTCCAAGGGCATCCCGTTGTGGTTCAAGCGGGCTCTTCCGAAGCTGGTAAAGAGCTTGCGGCGCGAACGGCGGAAGTGATTTTCACAGCGTGGCAAACCTTAGAAGAAGCGCAAGCATTTTATGCGGATGTGAAAGGACGAATGGCGAAATATGGCCGTTCCCCTGAGGAACTGAAAATAATGCCTGGAGTATTTCCAGTCATCGGGAATACAGAAGAGGAAGCAAATGAGAAGAAACAAAGGTTGGTCGATTTGATCCCAGAAGAAGCCGGAGTGTCTCTTTTATCGAAGATGATTAATGTGGATTTGAATGGGTGCTCATTGGATGGTCCTTTGCCTGAACTACCTGAGCTAGAAGAAATCAATGGAACAAAAAGCCGCTTTCAGTTATTGAAAGATATAGCAGACCGTGAAGGCTATACAATCCGGCAATTATACCAACATATTGCAGGTGCACGAGGTCATCGTGAAATTAAAGGAACACCCGTACAAATTGCTGATCAATTACAAGAGTGGTTTGAAAAAGGTGCGGCAGATGGTTTTAATATCATGCCTCCCTATTTACCAGGAGGGCTAGATGACTTTGTTGATCAAGTCATTCCTGAACTACAAAAACGGAATGTATTCAAGACTGAATATTCAGGTAGTACGTTACGTGAAAACTTAGGATTGCAACGTCCTCATAATACCTTAATTGAAAAGGTAGAGGGCACTCATATATAA
- a CDS encoding ABC transporter permease translates to MSSLEKAIAVPIERKRHTPFSFTWLQKLVKQTAVIVLLLLIWEIAPRIGLVDTVFFPPFSSVVVGWWGLVTSGELFAHFKASFVRSFIGFGLALLIAIPLGLIIGWFPLAKDLLNPVLELFRNTAALALLPVFILLLGIGEISKIAIVLFACTFPVLLNTINAVQNVDPLLIKSAKSMGLPSHKLFYKVILPASIPTIFTGIRMAGTASILVLIAAEMVGAKEGLGYLINYAQMNFQIPEMYAGIITISLLGLLLNYALVSLEKRFSAWKTNQ, encoded by the coding sequence ATGTCTAGTTTAGAAAAAGCTATAGCTGTACCTATTGAAAGAAAGCGGCATACCCCCTTTTCCTTTACCTGGCTGCAAAAACTTGTGAAGCAGACAGCCGTGATCGTCCTGTTACTATTGATTTGGGAGATTGCACCGCGAATTGGATTGGTTGATACAGTATTCTTCCCACCTTTTTCATCAGTGGTAGTAGGATGGTGGGGATTGGTGACATCAGGAGAGTTATTTGCCCATTTTAAAGCAAGCTTTGTGCGTTCGTTCATTGGGTTTGGATTGGCCTTATTGATTGCTATCCCTTTAGGACTAATCATTGGGTGGTTTCCTTTAGCAAAAGATCTATTAAATCCAGTATTGGAGTTATTCCGAAATACGGCCGCGTTGGCGTTATTGCCTGTTTTTATTTTACTGCTGGGTATCGGTGAAATATCCAAAATAGCGATTGTTTTGTTCGCCTGTACGTTTCCTGTTCTTTTAAATACCATCAATGCGGTTCAAAATGTGGACCCGTTGCTCATTAAATCAGCCAAATCGATGGGATTACCTTCTCATAAACTATTCTATAAGGTCATTTTGCCGGCTTCTATACCGACTATTTTTACCGGAATACGTATGGCGGGGACGGCGTCGATTCTCGTGTTAATTGCAGCTGAAATGGTAGGAGCCAAGGAAGGCTTAGGCTATTTAATCAATTATGCGCAAATGAATTTTCAAATCCCTGAAATGTATGCCGGTATTATAACGATTTCTTTACTTGGATTGTTATTGAACTATGCTTTGGTTTCTCTGGAAAAACGATTCTCTGCTTGGAAAACCAATCAATAA
- a CDS encoding ABC transporter ATP-binding protein translates to MADKIRFDSVTKVFTVRDTEKGKGSKKEFTAVKDLNFSVKDGEFLTLVGPSGCGKSTLLDLLGGLTKPTTGRILLDGKEITGPGLDRGIVFQQYALFPWKTARGNVEFGLEAKRVSKKERNELTQYFLSLVGLEGFEDRFPHELSGGMKQRVAIARSLAFNPDVLLMDEPFAALDAQTRETLQSELLRIWDKTKKTIIFITHGIDEAVYLGQRVAVMSTNPGTVKYMVDIPLDSRLNEVDIRSHAEFVKARHHIWSLLHEKVYQAASI, encoded by the coding sequence ATGGCAGATAAAATTCGATTTGATTCAGTAACAAAGGTGTTTACTGTACGAGATACCGAAAAGGGAAAAGGCTCCAAGAAGGAGTTCACGGCAGTAAAGGACTTGAACTTCTCTGTGAAAGATGGTGAATTTTTAACACTGGTCGGTCCAAGTGGCTGCGGTAAATCCACTTTGTTAGATTTACTCGGGGGATTAACGAAACCAACTACCGGTAGGATTCTTCTTGATGGAAAGGAAATTACGGGTCCTGGATTAGACCGCGGAATTGTATTTCAGCAGTATGCTTTGTTTCCATGGAAGACAGCGCGAGGCAATGTCGAGTTTGGTTTAGAAGCAAAGAGAGTCTCGAAAAAAGAACGGAATGAACTGACTCAATATTTCTTATCTTTAGTTGGTTTAGAGGGGTTTGAAGATCGTTTTCCTCATGAATTGTCAGGAGGCATGAAGCAACGCGTTGCTATTGCTAGGAGTCTAGCTTTTAACCCTGATGTACTGCTCATGGATGAACCGTTTGCGGCGTTGGATGCACAGACAAGGGAAACCTTGCAGAGTGAATTATTACGGATTTGGGATAAGACCAAGAAAACGATTATCTTCATTACGCATGGCATAGATGAGGCTGTGTACTTAGGCCAGCGTGTGGCGGTGATGTCCACAAATCCTGGGACGGTGAAGTATATGGTCGATATCCCTTTGGATTCACGATTAAACGAAGTAGACATTCGATCACATGCAGAGTTTGTAAAAGCGCGACATCATATCTGGAGCCTTCTTCACGAAAAGGTCTATCAAGCGGCTTCCATTTAG
- a CDS encoding ABC transporter substrate-binding protein gives MKMTRQALFLAWIGALLVLAGCSAGKAVEKNKDGYEKVELKYQGYAGVVTYPELAEDLGYLGPIKLNWVGNVNGGPQDIQTAATGQTDFGGAFNGAIIKLKSSGAPIKAVLGYYGSDEETFVGYYTLEGSSIKDARDLIGKKIGVNTLGAHFELVLKEYLKQNGLTDDEIKQVTLVVVPPGNAEQTLRQKQIDVVALNGAARDRALDNGGLSKVFSDYDLFGTFTAGSIVFTEKFIKENPNTVKKFVEGTAKAIEWSRITPREEVIARFESIIEKRDRKEDSETVQYWKSPGVAAKGGYIKESEFQVWADWLAENGEIKKDQVKLDDLYTNEFNPFTKEFETK, from the coding sequence ATGAAAATGACTCGACAGGCCTTATTTTTAGCATGGATTGGTGCATTGCTTGTACTGGCTGGATGCTCCGCAGGGAAGGCCGTAGAAAAAAATAAAGATGGGTATGAAAAAGTGGAACTGAAGTATCAAGGGTATGCAGGAGTAGTTACATATCCTGAACTGGCTGAAGATTTAGGGTATTTAGGTCCCATTAAGTTGAATTGGGTAGGAAATGTGAATGGCGGACCGCAGGATATTCAAACGGCTGCGACGGGTCAAACGGATTTCGGTGGAGCCTTTAATGGGGCCATCATCAAATTAAAATCAAGCGGAGCACCGATTAAAGCGGTCCTTGGCTATTATGGTAGTGATGAAGAAACCTTTGTTGGGTATTACACATTAGAAGGCAGCTCGATAAAAGATGCACGTGATTTAATCGGTAAAAAAATTGGAGTGAATACGCTTGGTGCGCATTTTGAATTGGTTTTAAAAGAATATTTGAAACAAAATGGCCTTACGGATGATGAAATCAAACAGGTTACTTTAGTGGTGGTGCCCCCAGGTAATGCTGAACAAACATTACGGCAAAAGCAAATCGATGTCGTGGCTTTAAATGGGGCGGCACGTGATAGGGCGCTGGATAATGGTGGCCTTAGTAAAGTATTTAGTGATTATGATCTATTTGGAACCTTTACTGCAGGCAGTATTGTCTTTACAGAAAAATTCATAAAGGAAAACCCAAATACGGTGAAAAAGTTTGTAGAGGGAACTGCAAAGGCGATTGAATGGTCACGAATAACTCCTCGTGAAGAAGTGATCGCCCGTTTTGAATCGATTATTGAGAAACGAGATCGAAAAGAAGATTCAGAAACCGTTCAATACTGGAAAAGTCCGGGTGTCGCAGCAAAAGGTGGCTATATTAAAGAATCAGAATTCCAAGTTTGGGCGGATTGGCTTGCAGAAAACGGGGAGATCAAAAAGGACCAAGTGAAGTTGGATGACTTATATACAAATGAGTTTAATCCATTTACGAAAGAGTTTGAGACTAAATGA
- a CDS encoding glycoside hydrolase family 43 protein, with amino-acid sequence MSKIINPVLPGFHPDPSIIRVDDDYYIAVSTFEWFPGVQIYHSKDMVNWRLLTYPLTRESQLNMIGNMNSGGVWAPCLNYSDGLFYLIYTDVKSRMGAFKDTHNYMVTAENIEGPWSEPIYLNSSGFDPSLFHEEDGTKWLVNMIWDHRKGTNSFAGIALQQYSVEEKKLVGPVKNIFKGSSIGLTEAPHIYKRNGYYYLITAEGGTWYTHTVTVARSRSLFGPYQLDPKNPILTSNQDELDQLQKGGHGSLVETQNGEWYMAHLCGRPVVDKKCILGRETAIQKCYWTDDDWIRVEGGPYPQLVVEAPDLPAHPFEQESNYDDFNGNTLKKYWNSLRRAFSEDWVSLIERPDYLRLKGGESMQSMHHQSLLARRLESFYIEAETAVEFKPENFQQMAGLIVYYDTDDYVYLRVTDHEQYGKCLGIIETKHGNYDELLKEDIPLTANSTTLKARIENEWLQFSFADGQGEWQSIGPKIDISHLSDDDADYIRFTGTFVGVCVQDLSGQALNADFEYFDYKEYRNVEDYAKARSSLEV; translated from the coding sequence ATGAGTAAAATAATAAATCCAGTACTCCCAGGCTTCCATCCAGATCCATCCATTATAAGGGTAGATGATGATTATTACATTGCCGTCTCCACGTTTGAATGGTTTCCGGGGGTTCAAATCTATCATTCAAAGGATATGGTAAACTGGAGACTGCTTACCTATCCGCTGACACGCGAATCCCAATTAAACATGATTGGAAATATGAACTCTGGCGGCGTTTGGGCACCTTGTTTAAACTATTCCGATGGACTCTTTTATTTAATTTATACGGACGTAAAAAGTAGAATGGGGGCCTTCAAAGATACACACAACTACATGGTAACCGCTGAAAATATCGAAGGTCCATGGTCCGAACCAATATACTTAAATAGTAGTGGTTTTGATCCATCTTTATTTCATGAAGAAGATGGTACAAAGTGGTTAGTAAATATGATTTGGGATCATCGTAAAGGGACCAATTCTTTTGCAGGAATTGCGCTTCAACAATATTCTGTTGAAGAAAAAAAACTCGTAGGCCCAGTTAAAAATATTTTTAAAGGTTCAAGCATAGGGTTAACCGAGGCACCTCATATTTATAAAAGAAATGGTTACTATTATTTAATTACTGCGGAAGGTGGCACATGGTATACACATACTGTGACTGTCGCCAGATCTAGATCCTTATTTGGTCCGTATCAACTAGATCCTAAGAACCCGATACTGACATCGAATCAGGATGAATTGGATCAATTACAAAAGGGTGGGCATGGTAGTTTAGTAGAAACACAAAATGGTGAATGGTATATGGCTCATTTATGTGGACGGCCGGTTGTTGATAAAAAATGTATATTAGGCCGTGAAACGGCGATTCAAAAATGCTATTGGACGGATGATGATTGGATTAGAGTAGAAGGTGGTCCATACCCGCAATTGGTAGTAGAGGCACCAGATTTACCAGCCCATCCATTCGAACAGGAAAGTAATTATGATGACTTTAATGGGAATACGTTAAAAAAATACTGGAATTCATTGAGGAGAGCATTTTCAGAAGATTGGGTATCCCTTATCGAACGTCCTGATTATTTACGGTTAAAAGGTGGCGAATCGATGCAATCGATGCATCACCAAAGCCTTTTAGCGCGAAGATTAGAAAGTTTTTATATTGAGGCTGAAACAGCTGTAGAATTTAAACCTGAAAATTTTCAACAAATGGCTGGCCTGATCGTTTATTATGACACCGATGATTATGTATATCTTCGTGTTACAGACCATGAGCAATATGGTAAGTGCTTAGGAATTATTGAAACAAAGCATGGAAACTATGATGAATTGTTAAAAGAGGATATTCCGCTAACTGCTAATTCAACAACATTAAAAGCAAGGATTGAAAATGAATGGCTACAGTTTTCTTTTGCTGATGGACAAGGAGAATGGCAGTCGATTGGACCAAAGATAGACATCAGTCATCTTTCGGATGATGATGCAGACTATATTCGTTTTACTGGTACATTTGTCGGAGTTTGTGTTCAAGATTTGAGTGGTCAGGCATTAAATGCTGATTTTGAGTATTTTGATTATAAAGAGTATAGAAATGTAGAGGACTATGCAAAAGCGAGAAGCTCTTTAGAAGTTTAA
- a CDS encoding MFS transporter gives MAENLKIEKLSPSGQTPTVPGENIGLVEKIGYGTGDLASNFIWTAMTTFIVYYYTDVIGIAAGIIGSIMLFSRIFDGVADVLMGYIIDKTKSKHGKARPWLLWLSIPFAVSAVLLFMVPNVSTVWQVIYITITYNVVSLVYTGLNVPYGTMNSLITQDQYQRSVLNVFRMSLALVGTLIVSNLTLPLANFFGGQRFGWVLTFLIFGLIGSSLFYLCFRTTKERVRPANKEQQVKTVPLKESLKTLGKNKYWALATVFILLTYIFNALNSGSVIYYAEYILDNTLLVGLVTTAYTVFILVGMVIVAPITKRFGKRNAIIVGELITILGYLVMLIDVTSVTFIVAGTIIRGIGKAPINGSMFALLGDTIEYGEWKTGIRNEGMVYSGGSMGIKVGSGLGAAIIGWVLAFGGYVGNSAVQTDAALLSIQTIFIYIPMGITILILFIMPFYDLDRKYPQIISDLKARNA, from the coding sequence ATGGCTGAAAACCTAAAGATAGAAAAATTATCACCATCAGGACAAACCCCAACTGTACCAGGGGAAAATATAGGGCTCGTAGAAAAAATAGGATATGGTACTGGAGATTTAGCAAGTAACTTTATTTGGACAGCAATGACTACTTTTATAGTTTACTATTATACGGATGTTATTGGCATTGCGGCGGGTATAATAGGTTCGATTATGTTATTCTCTCGTATTTTTGACGGTGTTGCGGATGTCCTGATGGGATACATTATTGATAAGACAAAGTCTAAGCACGGGAAAGCACGTCCTTGGTTGTTATGGTTATCGATTCCGTTTGCTGTCTCAGCAGTGCTCCTATTTATGGTGCCTAATGTTAGTACAGTTTGGCAAGTTATTTATATAACTATTACATATAATGTTGTTAGTTTGGTCTATACAGGATTAAATGTCCCTTATGGAACAATGAATTCGTTAATTACGCAAGATCAATACCAAAGGTCAGTTTTGAATGTCTTTCGTATGAGTCTTGCATTAGTTGGTACACTGATCGTAAGTAATTTAACACTGCCATTGGCAAACTTTTTTGGTGGACAGCGATTTGGTTGGGTATTAACCTTTTTAATCTTTGGATTGATAGGTAGTTCTTTATTTTATCTTTGCTTTAGAACTACCAAAGAGAGAGTTAGGCCTGCAAACAAGGAACAACAAGTTAAAACTGTTCCACTCAAAGAAAGTCTTAAAACATTAGGAAAAAATAAATATTGGGCTCTTGCAACAGTCTTCATTTTACTAACATATATTTTCAATGCACTTAACTCAGGGTCGGTAATATATTACGCTGAATATATTTTAGATAATACGTTATTAGTAGGATTAGTTACGACAGCTTATACGGTTTTCATTCTTGTAGGAATGGTTATTGTTGCCCCAATTACCAAACGGTTTGGTAAAAGGAATGCTATTATTGTCGGTGAATTAATTACGATCTTGGGATATTTAGTTATGTTAATTGACGTCACTAGTGTGACCTTTATTGTGGCTGGAACAATAATTAGAGGGATAGGCAAAGCTCCGATTAACGGAAGTATGTTTGCATTGCTTGGCGATACAATTGAATATGGCGAATGGAAAACAGGTATTAGAAATGAAGGAATGGTCTATAGTGGCGGCAGTATGGGGATAAAAGTAGGTAGTGGACTTGGTGCTGCGATAATTGGTTGGGTACTAGCCTTTGGTGGTTATGTTGGTAATAGTGCAGTACAAACCGATGCAGCATTGCTTTCTATTCAAACGATATTCATTTACATCCCAATGGGTATCACCATATTGATTCTTTTCATAATGCCTTTCTATGACCTGGATAGAAAATACCCACAAATCATTTCGGATTTAAAAGCACGAAATGCCTAA